From one Solanum stenotomum isolate F172 chromosome 12, ASM1918654v1, whole genome shotgun sequence genomic stretch:
- the LOC125847759 gene encoding uncharacterized protein LOC125847759: MGICSSCESTSIATAKLILQDGRLQEFPYPVKASYLLQKDPSIFICNSDEMDFGDVVSAISADEELQPGQLYFALPLSKLKRRLKAEEMAALAVKASSALNNCGGEKYGCRRKGSDFLVEKKGKRRDNNDSAAAAAELRRARSTGGSGRRGKFTARLTAIPE; the protein is encoded by the coding sequence ATGGGTATTTGCAGTTCCTGTGAATCAACATCTATTGCTACAGCAAAATTGATACTACAAGACGGAAGATTACAAGAGTTTCCTTATCCAGTAAAGGCTTCCTACCTGTTACAGAAAGATCCGTCAATATTCATATGTAATTCCGACGAAATGGATTTCGGAGATGTGGTTTCCGCCATAAGCGCCGATGAGGAGCTTCAACCCGGTCAACTATACTTTGCGTTGCCGTTAAGCAAACTGAAACGTAGGCTTAAGGCGGAGGAAATGGCAGCATTAGCTGTAAAAGCTAGTTCTGCATTGAACAATTGTGGCGGTGAGAAATACGGTTGTCGCCGTAAAGGTTCAGATTTCTTAGTagaaaaaaaggggaaaaggaGAGATAATAACGATTCCGCCGCCGCCGCTGCGGAATTGAGAAGAGCGAGGAGTACTGGTGGTAGTG